The following coding sequences lie in one Flavobacteriales bacterium genomic window:
- a CDS encoding glycosyltransferase, whose amino-acid sequence MRILHISSEATWRGGEQQIAYLIQESMSRGQAVEVLCKSDSAFQNWCEEQSIPYRTAPFKNSFDLYSAWKLRSYIRDSRIDLIHIHSGKGHGVFALSTLLGVRTPAILSRRVDFPLKNNPWSRWKYGLSQIKHILCVSDAIRALVLEKVSDPERVSTIHSGIDLSRFEHLKPKSLHEQYDIPRNRMLIGNVAALAPHKDYRTFIRTAERCVDSGLPVHFFIIGEGDERSMIESEISRSGLQSHVTMTGFLQDIPAVLAGLDLFLISSETEGLGTSILDAFAAGTPVIATAAGGIPEIVIHEQTGLLCPIKDDQCLAFSVKRLLDDTDLKERLRIGATEHLQQFTKQTVAQQTLAVYEEVLSALPSKTK is encoded by the coding sequence ATGAGGATACTCCACATCAGCAGCGAGGCCACGTGGAGAGGTGGAGAACAGCAGATCGCTTACCTCATTCAAGAGTCCATGTCTCGAGGTCAAGCGGTGGAAGTGCTTTGCAAGAGTGACAGCGCTTTCCAGAATTGGTGTGAGGAACAATCCATTCCGTATCGGACGGCTCCGTTCAAGAACTCATTCGATCTCTATTCTGCATGGAAGCTCCGCTCATACATACGGGATTCGAGAATCGACTTGATCCATATCCACTCTGGAAAAGGACATGGGGTCTTTGCGCTATCCACATTACTCGGGGTGCGAACACCGGCCATCCTCAGTCGCAGGGTGGATTTCCCGCTGAAGAACAATCCATGGTCTCGTTGGAAATATGGACTTTCCCAGATCAAGCACATCCTCTGCGTTTCTGACGCTATACGTGCGCTCGTTCTGGAAAAAGTTTCGGACCCAGAGCGGGTATCGACCATTCATTCCGGAATCGACCTGAGCCGCTTCGAGCATCTGAAGCCAAAAAGCCTTCATGAACAGTACGATATTCCTAGGAATCGTATGCTCATCGGAAATGTGGCGGCTTTGGCTCCACATAAGGATTACCGGACCTTCATTCGCACTGCAGAACGCTGTGTGGACTCCGGGCTACCCGTCCATTTCTTTATCATCGGTGAGGGGGATGAACGCAGCATGATAGAAAGTGAGATCTCCCGCTCGGGTCTGCAGTCCCATGTGACCATGACCGGATTCCTTCAAGATATCCCAGCTGTACTGGCAGGGTTGGACCTCTTTTTGATCAGCAGCGAAACAGAAGGCCTCGGCACCAGTATCCTCGATGCATTTGCGGCCGGAACACCGGTGATAGCAACCGCTGCAGGAGGCATACCGGAGATCGTAATCCATGAACAGACCGGACTACTCTGCCCTATCAAGGACGATCAATGCTTGGCCTTCTCAGTGAAAAGACTGTTGGATGATACAGACCTGAAAGAGAGACTGCGGATCGGTGCCACAGAGCATTTGCAGCAATTCACCAAGCAGACCGTTGCTCAACAGACCTTGGCCGTCTATGAAGAAGTGCTTTCAGCTTTGCCTAGCAAGACAAAGTAG
- a CDS encoding uroporphyrinogen-III synthase: MSKIEKEIQAPSKVKTILVSQPAPPKDKSPYYDLERKYKVKVDFRPFIHVEGLTASELRKQRIHILEHTAVIFTSRHAVDHFFRLCEETRVTVPETMKYFCISEAVAYYMQNYVVYRKRKIFFGKQRFADLVDIIKKHKQERFLLPCSDIYKPSMPKMLEDINVRFTIGIFYRTVASDLSDLADIKYDMLVFFSPSGIKSLYKNFPGFEQDGTRIAAFGPSTAKAISEAGLRLDVPAPTPESPSMTKAIEEYIKKVNKR, encoded by the coding sequence ATGTCCAAAATTGAGAAAGAGATTCAAGCTCCGAGCAAGGTAAAGACTATTCTGGTATCCCAACCAGCTCCTCCCAAGGATAAGTCTCCTTATTACGACCTCGAGCGTAAGTATAAGGTCAAAGTGGATTTCAGGCCATTTATCCATGTGGAAGGATTGACCGCTTCAGAATTGCGCAAGCAACGGATCCATATCCTCGAGCATACGGCCGTCATATTCACTTCCCGCCATGCCGTGGATCATTTCTTCCGACTGTGTGAAGAGACGCGTGTCACCGTGCCAGAGACCATGAAGTACTTCTGTATCTCTGAAGCCGTAGCCTACTACATGCAGAACTATGTGGTATACAGGAAGCGGAAGATATTCTTCGGAAAACAGCGCTTTGCCGACCTAGTGGACATTATCAAAAAGCACAAGCAGGAGCGTTTCCTTCTCCCGTGTTCTGATATCTACAAGCCCAGCATGCCTAAGATGCTGGAGGACATCAATGTGCGATTTACGATAGGTATCTTCTACAGAACGGTAGCCAGTGATCTGAGTGATCTAGCGGATATCAAGTATGATATGTTGGTCTTCTTCAGCCCTTCTGGAATCAAGTCCTTGTACAAGAACTTCCCTGGTTTCGAGCAGGACGGTACCCGTATAGCGGCCTTTGGACCCAGTACGGCCAAAGCGATAAGTGAAGCAGGTCTTCGCTTGGATGTGCCAGCGCCTACACCGGAAAGCCCATCGATGACCAAAGCCATCGAAGAGTATATCAAGAAGGTGAATAAGCGCTGA
- a CDS encoding DUF4271 domain-containing protein — MLEALERYPTTLGQPWIFLLLLLCMALLAYVHNMYPARFFKLFKSTFNERMTRQVMREEMVFSHRASLILLLTSALAFAMLIWLIAGYFMETSVPDLRLYWILLAGVSAWVIGRQLIRSSLEQLLDQDYGLREFNFVSALIYKAMCFGFVPLAFLLAFLDMDVIPVLLILTGTWLLLGMGFRFYRGWMIGRHYKAPFFYTILYLCALELIPTLVLIRFIQSHVQN; from the coding sequence ATGTTGGAGGCCTTAGAACGATATCCGACCACGCTCGGTCAACCCTGGATCTTCCTGCTGCTGTTGCTCTGCATGGCACTACTGGCCTATGTGCACAACATGTATCCGGCACGTTTCTTCAAACTCTTCAAATCCACATTCAACGAACGTATGACCCGACAGGTGATGCGAGAGGAGATGGTCTTTTCCCATCGCGCCTCGCTCATCCTCCTTCTGACGAGTGCACTCGCATTTGCGATGTTGATCTGGCTCATTGCGGGATATTTCATGGAGACATCGGTTCCCGATCTTCGATTGTATTGGATACTGCTGGCAGGAGTATCGGCCTGGGTCATAGGGCGGCAACTCATACGGAGTAGCTTGGAGCAGCTCTTGGATCAAGACTATGGATTGCGTGAGTTCAATTTCGTCTCAGCACTCATTTATAAGGCCATGTGCTTCGGGTTTGTACCACTCGCTTTTCTTTTGGCCTTCTTGGATATGGATGTGATACCGGTCCTTCTGATACTCACGGGGACCTGGTTGTTGCTCGGTATGGGCTTTCGATTCTATCGGGGATGGATGATAGGACGACACTACAAAGCCCCATTTTTTTACACGATCTTGTATCTTTGTGCGCTCGAATTGATACCAACTCTGGTCCTAATACGATTCATACAGTCGCATGTCCAAAATTGA
- a CDS encoding bifunctional UDP-N-acetylmuramoyl-tripeptide:D-alanyl-D-alanine ligase/alanine racemase — protein sequence MIYSLTEIASICQGEHLGEDREVDHFVTDSRRLHSARNSLFIALVGPRHDGHDFIQQAIDSGVQAFLVQRKMPLPENCSQLVVADTLSAFQTLAAHHRSSCNYPVIGITGSYGKTSVKELLASILQRDFQIVRSPKSYNSQTGVPLSIMDMESDHDLAILEAGISRPGEMERLARMIRPDIGILTGIGAAHDRGFSDRQEKLQEKLDLFTESSIIIYPRDVESIHQAVMERFGRSDVELAHWGRTADAFIHIVDLKKDRSGIELTYCTGGASKVLQIQDSSERVFQNLMTTITVCHILGLSADQVEERIHSYHLSPDRSIFLSSFKGRGLLTDIRSFDGPALRTAKEQLSSLSKAKDLLVLLCNTSGGKLDNDQRIAELRSELKDCRTVLIGTGWEKLGAVLPTSISIGDVSGFKDRMEELIQPDTGILLMGEWSPELIRLQSLLQEQSHQTILHVNLHSLVHNLNVFRSLLKPGTQVMAMVKAFAYGSGESEVARILEYHQVDYLAVAYVDEAVSLRNSGVQLPIMVMNSASSEFSTIIEHRIEPELFSLEMIASFIQFVAAQGLTDYPVHLKVDTGMHRLGIDPHELETALDQVKKSAAVRLQSVFSHLYASDADDLSSARSQLDTFTGIQQRVSDLIDYPVMFHIANSAAISRLPEAHLDMVRLGIGLYGHTADESLAADLLPVLSWHTHINQVKRVVQGETIGYGGELHLQADTRIAIIPVGYADGLSRTLGNGVGAVYIHGKACPFIGNICMDMSMVDIGESDVNPGDEVEILGPNMPLEEIAERMGTIPYEVLTSIPPRIKRRFTFTG from the coding sequence AACTGCTCACAGCTGGTCGTTGCTGACACCCTGAGCGCCTTCCAGACCCTGGCAGCCCATCACCGCTCCTCCTGCAACTATCCTGTGATCGGTATCACAGGTAGTTATGGAAAGACATCAGTCAAAGAACTATTGGCCAGTATCCTGCAACGGGATTTCCAGATCGTGAGATCCCCCAAAAGCTACAATTCTCAAACAGGCGTACCCCTATCTATCATGGATATGGAATCAGATCATGATCTGGCCATACTCGAGGCAGGAATCTCTCGTCCGGGAGAAATGGAGAGACTGGCCCGTATGATACGCCCTGACATCGGTATACTGACGGGGATCGGGGCAGCACATGACCGTGGCTTTTCCGACCGTCAAGAGAAGCTCCAGGAGAAGCTGGATCTCTTTACTGAATCAAGTATCATCATCTACCCAAGGGATGTTGAGTCCATTCATCAAGCCGTGATGGAACGATTTGGAAGATCCGATGTGGAGCTCGCTCATTGGGGAAGAACGGCAGATGCCTTCATCCACATCGTTGACTTGAAAAAGGACCGATCGGGAATCGAGCTGACCTACTGCACTGGCGGAGCAAGCAAAGTCTTGCAGATCCAGGACAGTTCAGAAAGAGTCTTTCAGAATCTGATGACAACTATCACTGTATGTCACATTCTGGGATTGAGTGCCGATCAGGTCGAAGAACGCATTCACAGTTATCATCTCTCCCCTGATCGATCCATATTCCTCAGCAGTTTCAAGGGACGCGGTCTATTGACCGATATCCGATCATTCGATGGTCCTGCCTTGCGCACAGCCAAAGAGCAGCTCTCCAGTCTGAGCAAGGCCAAAGACCTCTTGGTCCTTCTTTGCAATACGAGCGGAGGAAAGTTGGACAACGATCAGCGGATAGCAGAGCTCCGTTCCGAGTTGAAGGATTGCCGGACCGTTTTGATCGGGACTGGTTGGGAGAAATTAGGTGCTGTGCTTCCCACCAGCATCAGTATAGGTGATGTTAGCGGATTCAAGGATCGGATGGAAGAGCTGATACAGCCCGATACCGGCATATTGCTCATGGGTGAATGGAGTCCCGAGCTCATCCGATTGCAATCCTTGCTACAGGAGCAATCCCATCAGACCATACTCCATGTCAACCTCCACTCACTGGTACACAATCTCAATGTATTCCGATCACTTCTCAAACCCGGAACCCAGGTGATGGCCATGGTCAAAGCATTTGCTTACGGAAGTGGGGAATCCGAGGTAGCTCGAATATTGGAGTATCACCAGGTGGACTATCTCGCGGTGGCCTATGTGGATGAGGCCGTTTCTCTAAGGAATTCTGGCGTTCAACTGCCCATCATGGTCATGAATTCTGCGAGCTCAGAATTCAGCACGATCATCGAACACCGTATCGAACCCGAGCTCTTCAGCCTAGAGATGATCGCTTCTTTTATCCAATTTGTAGCCGCCCAAGGATTGACTGATTACCCTGTGCACCTGAAAGTGGACACCGGAATGCATCGATTAGGCATTGATCCACATGAACTCGAAACGGCCCTAGATCAAGTCAAGAAAAGTGCTGCTGTCCGCCTGCAATCGGTGTTCTCACACCTCTACGCCAGTGATGCTGATGATCTGAGCTCTGCCCGGAGTCAACTTGATACATTCACCGGGATCCAACAGAGGGTCAGTGATCTGATCGACTACCCGGTCATGTTCCACATCGCCAATTCCGCTGCTATCAGCCGTCTGCCCGAGGCGCATCTGGACATGGTCCGGCTGGGAATCGGATTATATGGCCATACGGCTGATGAATCACTGGCTGCTGATCTACTTCCTGTGCTTTCATGGCATACCCACATCAATCAGGTGAAACGGGTAGTCCAAGGGGAGACCATAGGCTATGGCGGAGAACTCCATCTGCAGGCAGATACCCGGATCGCCATCATACCCGTAGGCTATGCCGATGGCCTTTCCCGCACACTGGGCAATGGGGTCGGAGCCGTCTACATTCATGGAAAGGCATGCCCCTTTATCGGCAACATCTGTATGGATATGAGCATGGTGGATATCGGTGAATCGGATGTGAATCCAGGTGATGAAGTAGAGATACTTGGGCCGAATATGCCCCTTGAAGAAATCGCTGAACGCATGGGCACCATTCCTTATGAAGTCTTGACTTCCATACCGCCCCGCATCAAACGGAGATTCACTTTTACCGGCTGA
- a CDS encoding ribonuclease P has protein sequence MGIPRKHRLKSRKSIQRLFSHGVRLKAYPVHLLFYLEPDAKGSAELSIACSAPRRIHRRAVMRNRWKRRLKEAIRPLIPDLLTSMDHSGHRLDMMLIYVGKDELTPAEIQIKIKVLLDRLKEYTYSPDTDAQNQDLA, from the coding sequence TTGGGAATCCCACGAAAGCATAGACTCAAGAGCCGCAAAAGCATACAACGCTTGTTCTCACACGGTGTGAGACTCAAAGCGTATCCAGTACATCTGCTGTTCTATCTCGAGCCAGATGCAAAGGGATCGGCCGAACTGAGCATTGCTTGCAGTGCACCCCGTAGGATCCACCGTAGAGCGGTGATGCGTAATAGATGGAAAAGACGCCTCAAAGAGGCCATAAGACCACTCATCCCCGATCTGCTCACATCCATGGATCACAGTGGGCATCGATTGGACATGATGCTTATCTATGTAGGGAAAGATGAGCTCACACCTGCTGAGATCCAGATTAAAATAAAGGTACTTTTAGACCGTTTGAAGGAATACACTTACTCCCCTGATACAGATGCGCAGAATCAAGACTTGGCTTAA
- a CDS encoding S41 family peptidase — MRRIKTWLKGPKRYLVIALTVLTIAPAATIGDDFFEISKNLEIFSDLYKNINLYYADETRPGSLMKTGIDAMLNSLDPYTTYIPESKMEDYRFMTTGQYGGIGSLIRTIDGQVYISEPYEGFPAHKNGLQAGDRLIRIDGEEVQDKSQEEISEALKGSPGSKVEIEVLRYDEEPMTFDVEREEIKIPDVPYSGLIAEKTGYIKLNGFTRTASKEVREAFSALEEQGMEKVVLDLRGNGGGLLQEAVNIVNFFVPRGTEVVSTKGKIEQWDRVHKALNEPLTLDMPVAVLIDGNSASASEIVSGTLQDLDRAIVVGETSFGKGLVQQTKDIAYGSKLKITVAKYYTPSGRCIQKLDYFHKVDGQVAAVPDSLIKEFRTKNGRPVFDGKGISPDVEVDNELMGKVIGGLFRGNYFFKYANVYARSHDAITEADAFKLSDEEYDEFIAWMADKELEYTTETQNRLEQLVEKAKEEKYYSDAAEMLETLSTELNPDPQEDLMRFKDQVKYILESEIIARYHFQDGRIIHGLNDDPVIESALENLDQEKYSSILAG, encoded by the coding sequence ATGCGCAGAATCAAGACTTGGCTTAAAGGCCCAAAACGATACCTCGTCATCGCCTTGACGGTATTGACCATTGCTCCAGCAGCTACCATCGGTGATGATTTCTTCGAGATCTCCAAGAACCTGGAGATATTCTCCGATCTCTACAAGAACATCAATCTCTACTATGCTGATGAGACCCGACCAGGCTCATTGATGAAGACAGGTATAGATGCGATGCTCAATTCACTGGACCCATATACGACCTATATCCCAGAGTCCAAGATGGAGGATTATCGCTTCATGACCACGGGACAGTACGGAGGCATAGGGTCGCTCATCCGTACCATCGATGGGCAGGTGTATATCTCAGAACCCTATGAAGGATTTCCAGCACACAAGAATGGGCTACAGGCCGGTGACCGATTGATACGGATCGATGGGGAAGAGGTACAGGACAAATCCCAAGAAGAGATAAGCGAAGCCCTCAAAGGGTCGCCCGGAAGTAAGGTGGAAATCGAAGTACTGCGATACGATGAAGAGCCGATGACCTTCGATGTAGAGCGCGAAGAGATCAAGATACCCGATGTCCCCTATAGCGGATTGATAGCAGAGAAGACCGGATATATCAAGCTCAACGGATTCACACGTACGGCCAGTAAAGAGGTCAGAGAAGCTTTTAGCGCGCTGGAAGAACAAGGGATGGAAAAGGTCGTTTTGGATCTGCGTGGCAATGGAGGGGGTCTACTTCAAGAAGCCGTCAACATCGTCAACTTTTTTGTGCCTAGAGGAACAGAGGTCGTCAGTACCAAAGGAAAGATCGAGCAATGGGATAGAGTGCACAAAGCGCTCAATGAGCCTTTGACCTTGGATATGCCAGTGGCTGTACTCATCGATGGCAACTCCGCATCGGCCAGTGAGATCGTGAGTGGGACCCTTCAGGACCTGGATAGGGCCATCGTGGTGGGGGAGACCTCATTTGGTAAGGGGTTGGTGCAGCAGACCAAGGATATCGCCTATGGTTCTAAGCTGAAGATCACAGTTGCTAAATACTACACCCCTTCCGGGAGATGCATCCAGAAGCTGGACTATTTCCATAAGGTAGATGGGCAGGTTGCCGCAGTACCTGATTCACTGATCAAGGAATTCAGGACCAAGAATGGAAGACCGGTCTTCGATGGAAAGGGGATCAGCCCAGATGTGGAAGTCGACAATGAACTCATGGGGAAGGTCATCGGTGGATTGTTCAGAGGGAACTACTTCTTCAAATACGCCAATGTGTATGCCCGATCGCATGATGCCATCACTGAGGCAGACGCCTTCAAATTATCGGACGAGGAGTACGATGAGTTCATCGCTTGGATGGCAGACAAGGAGCTGGAGTATACCACAGAGACACAGAATCGACTGGAACAGCTGGTAGAAAAGGCCAAGGAGGAAAAATACTACAGCGATGCCGCTGAGATGTTAGAGACTCTATCCACGGAGCTGAACCCGGATCCCCAGGAAGATCTGATGCGCTTCAAAGATCAAGTCAAGTATATTCTCGAGAGCGAGATCATCGCACGCTACCACTTCCAGGATGGGCGCATCATCCATGGCCTTAATGATGACCCGGTCATCGAATCGGCTTTGGAGAATCTGGACCAAGAGAAATACAGCTCCATTCTCGCGGGTTGA
- a CDS encoding O-antigen ligase family protein — MVFLRKVLEERWLLYIGLAALAIGLPLSRSLVSIAPGILIGAWFFDGLYRQDFTSKWQLFIKDKRAWSISLIFLVYLLWGFLAENDSQAVKLILDKLPLLFIPLTLSGLPLKRQKDMHTLLYLHIAALVLSTCLSTISWIQSPQMGEIRDHVLFVNHIRLSLMIVLAVVLVWAMPRLLSNRIVKVILTVWFLVFVYYFQLATGFVLLCVWSVIWALYAIRQKGIMRMAGFLVLALLMVGAGMTWKIMESQFSKPQVGTLKEFTQGGKRYYHDRDNLQTENGHYVWHHICKDELIPAWNERSEMDIPDHADLGDLKVGRLIRYMTSKGLPKDAEGVRQLTDEDIAAIEQGSTSVVEPHSSGILARLEAICYEVDAYRYGGDPSWSSVTVKLEYWKAGVHILKENPWLGTGVGDVRDEFHAYFADQDRLAQEAWDKTHNQYLTWWLTFGIPMGTVVLILFLAPITWARGIGNTSLVFCYLIFLMSFLTEDTMENQLGLNLFLLYFVLLGKAESTSS; from the coding sequence TTGGTATTTCTGAGAAAAGTACTCGAAGAGCGTTGGCTCCTGTACATAGGTCTTGCTGCCTTGGCCATAGGCCTTCCCCTCAGCCGTAGTCTGGTGAGTATTGCTCCTGGGATACTCATCGGAGCGTGGTTCTTCGATGGGCTCTACAGGCAGGATTTCACATCCAAATGGCAATTGTTCATCAAAGACAAGCGTGCGTGGTCCATCTCCTTGATATTTCTGGTGTATCTCCTTTGGGGATTCTTGGCAGAGAACGACTCACAAGCCGTCAAACTGATACTGGATAAGCTCCCACTCCTCTTTATCCCATTGACCCTTTCCGGGCTTCCCTTGAAGCGTCAAAAGGACATGCATACGCTGCTCTATCTCCACATCGCGGCCCTCGTCCTCTCCACGTGCCTCAGCACTATCTCATGGATCCAGAGTCCGCAGATGGGGGAGATACGTGACCATGTGCTCTTTGTGAACCATATACGCTTATCTCTGATGATCGTGCTGGCCGTGGTCCTTGTCTGGGCAATGCCCCGGTTGCTATCCAACCGTATTGTCAAAGTCATTCTCACGGTATGGTTCCTGGTCTTCGTTTACTACTTCCAACTGGCTACCGGCTTTGTCCTTTTGTGCGTATGGTCGGTCATATGGGCGTTATATGCCATCCGGCAGAAAGGGATCATGCGTATGGCCGGATTCCTGGTATTGGCCCTCTTGATGGTAGGAGCTGGCATGACCTGGAAGATCATGGAGAGTCAATTCTCCAAACCCCAGGTCGGAACTTTGAAGGAGTTCACCCAAGGAGGCAAACGCTATTACCATGACCGCGACAATCTGCAAACAGAGAATGGACACTATGTCTGGCATCACATCTGTAAGGATGAATTGATTCCCGCTTGGAATGAACGGAGTGAGATGGACATTCCTGATCATGCCGATCTCGGTGATCTGAAGGTGGGACGCTTGATACGCTATATGACCTCCAAAGGACTGCCTAAGGATGCAGAAGGAGTACGGCAATTGACTGATGAGGACATTGCTGCAATAGAACAAGGAAGCACATCGGTGGTCGAGCCGCATAGCAGCGGCATCTTGGCCAGACTTGAGGCCATCTGCTATGAAGTGGACGCATATCGCTATGGAGGGGATCCGAGTTGGAGCTCGGTGACCGTGAAGTTGGAATACTGGAAAGCGGGAGTTCATATTCTGAAAGAGAATCCCTGGCTAGGTACAGGCGTAGGCGATGTCCGGGATGAATTCCATGCATACTTTGCCGATCAAGATCGACTCGCTCAAGAAGCCTGGGACAAGACCCATAATCAATATCTCACATGGTGGCTGACCTTCGGGATCCCCATGGGGACAGTTGTTCTCATCCTTTTTCTTGCACCCATCACGTGGGCGAGAGGTATCGGAAACACATCCCTAGTGTTCTGTTATCTCATTTTCTTGATGAGCTTTCTCACGGAGGATACCATGGAAAACCAATTGGGGCTCAATCTCTTCCTTCTCTACTTTGTCTTGCTAGGCAAAGCTGAAAGCACTTCTTCATAG
- a CDS encoding STAS/SEC14 domain-containing protein → MKLSKEIRTENTVFRLQENGIIESRLLNDELERFSLEEVEEFVEGMHSLCENEPYPMVSVMGDVHITDEGRKHILDNMRVSMAALVGSTFVARIMANLLINFKPLPIPVKLFDDEASAYAWIQEMQRKQALKRQKSSRA, encoded by the coding sequence GTGAAACTTTCAAAAGAGATACGGACCGAGAATACCGTCTTCAGACTTCAGGAGAATGGGATCATCGAATCCCGTTTGCTCAACGATGAGCTTGAGCGATTCAGCTTAGAAGAAGTAGAGGAGTTTGTGGAGGGGATGCATTCACTCTGTGAAAATGAGCCCTATCCGATGGTTTCTGTGATGGGAGATGTGCATATTACGGATGAAGGCAGGAAACATATCCTGGACAATATGCGTGTAAGCATGGCGGCACTGGTAGGCTCCACTTTCGTAGCTCGTATCATGGCCAATCTGCTCATCAATTTCAAACCCCTACCGATCCCGGTCAAGCTATTTGATGACGAGGCATCAGCTTACGCATGGATCCAAGAGATGCAGAGAAAGCAAGCGCTGAAGAGGCAGAAATCTTCCCGGGCCTGA
- a CDS encoding acyl-CoA dehydrogenase, with amino-acid sequence MRTDQYQGHDYFLMDEMLSDEHKLVRDTARAWVKKEMSPIIEEYFEKGTFPRQVIPGLAEIGGFGPYIPVEYGGAGLDQISYGLIMQELERCDSGLRSTSSVQSSLVMYPIWKYGTEEQRQKYLPKLATGEWIGSFGLTEPDHGSNPAGMVTNYKDMGDHYLLNGAKMWISNSPFCDIAVVWAKNEEGRIHGLIVERGMEGFTTPETHGKWSLRASNTGELVFSDVKVPKENLLPNKSGLGAPLGCLDSARYGIAWGAIGAALDCYDSALRYAKERHQFGKPIAAFQLQQKKLAEMITEITKAQLLTFRLGQLREEGRATSAQISMAKRNNVDMALKIAREARQIHGAMGITNEYSIMRHMMNLESVITYEGTHDIHLLITGLDITGENAFKG; translated from the coding sequence ATGCGCACGGACCAGTACCAAGGACATGACTACTTTCTGATGGATGAGATGCTCAGTGATGAGCATAAATTGGTGAGAGATACGGCCCGCGCCTGGGTCAAAAAGGAGATGTCACCTATCATCGAAGAATACTTCGAAAAAGGCACTTTTCCCAGACAGGTCATCCCAGGGCTAGCAGAGATAGGTGGCTTCGGCCCCTATATTCCGGTGGAGTATGGTGGAGCAGGTCTGGATCAGATCTCCTACGGACTCATCATGCAAGAACTAGAGCGCTGCGACTCGGGTCTTAGGTCCACATCCAGCGTGCAGAGCTCATTGGTCATGTACCCTATTTGGAAATACGGTACAGAAGAACAGCGTCAGAAGTATCTCCCTAAACTGGCCACCGGTGAGTGGATCGGTTCTTTCGGTCTGACCGAGCCCGATCACGGTTCCAATCCTGCCGGTATGGTGACCAACTACAAGGACATGGGTGACCATTATCTGCTGAATGGAGCCAAGATGTGGATCTCCAATTCTCCTTTCTGCGACATCGCTGTGGTCTGGGCCAAGAATGAGGAAGGACGCATCCATGGTCTGATAGTGGAACGAGGAATGGAAGGGTTCACCACTCCAGAGACACATGGGAAATGGTCGCTCAGAGCATCCAACACAGGTGAATTGGTATTCTCAGATGTCAAAGTCCCCAAAGAAAATCTCCTTCCTAATAAATCCGGTCTAGGAGCACCGCTCGGTTGTCTGGATAGTGCGCGCTACGGTATCGCTTGGGGTGCAATAGGTGCCGCTCTGGACTGCTACGATTCCGCGCTGCGATATGCTAAAGAAAGACATCAGTTCGGCAAGCCGATAGCCGCATTCCAACTCCAACAGAAGAAGTTGGCCGAGATGATCACCGAGATCACAAAGGCTCAGCTCCTGACCTTCCGTCTTGGACAATTAAGAGAAGAAGGAAGAGCGACTTCAGCACAGATCTCCATGGCCAAGCGCAACAATGTGGATATGGCCCTCAAGATTGCTCGAGAAGCCCGCCAGATTCATGGTGCCATGGGTATCACCAATGAATACAGCATCATGCGCCATATGATGAATCTGGAGAGCGTGATCACCTATGAAGGGACTCATGATATCCATCTGTTGATCACTGGGCTGGATATCACCGGAGAGAATGCTTTCAAGGGTTGA